GCATTACTTAAACCTTCTCCTGACTACTTGGTGTTTTGACGATATAGCTCGATAAGTTCAATGAAATGATTGAACAAAGGCGCTGCATCATGAGGACCTGGACTCGCTTCAGGGTGTCCCTGGAAGCTAAACGCAGGCTTGTCTGTCAAATGTATACCTTGCAATGAGCCATCAAACAGTGACTTATGAGTCACCTTGATGTTGGCTGGCAGGCTAGTTTCATCAGCAGCAAAACCGTGGTTTTGGCTGGTGATCATCACATTACCTTTCTCAAGGTCGCTCACCGGGTGGTTAGCACCATGGTGACCAAACTTCATCTTAAGGGTTTTAGCACCGGAGGCGAGAGCCAACAGCTGATGACCGAGACAGATACCAAAAACAGGGATCTCTGTCTTGAGGATCTCCTGAATAGCCTTGATAGCATAATCACATGGTTCAGGGTCACCAGGGCCATTCGATAGGAATATCCCATCAGGCTTCATCGCCAACACTTCAGATGCTGGTGTCTGAGCTGGAACCACTGTGACATCACAACCGCGATCCACAAGCATACGTAGAATGTTGCGCTTCACACCGTAGTCGTAAGCGACTACCTTGTATTT
This portion of the Shewanella violacea DSS12 genome encodes:
- the carA gene encoding glutamine-hydrolyzing carbamoyl-phosphate synthase small subunit translates to MEVALTKSALLVLEDGTVFSGTAIGADGHAVGEVVFNTSMTGYQEILTDPSYSRQIVTLTYPHIGNTGTNDEDTESDAVHACGLIIRDLPLLASNFRNQQCLGEYLKANNIVGIADIDTRKLTRILREKGAQAGCILVGEDDIAKALAEAKAFPGLKGMDLAKEVTTDKAYQWRSGSWRLVGGLPEDKPESELKYKVVAYDYGVKRNILRMLVDRGCDVTVVPAQTPASEVLAMKPDGIFLSNGPGDPEPCDYAIKAIQEILKTEIPVFGICLGHQLLALASGAKTLKMKFGHHGANHPVSDLEKGNVMITSQNHGFAADETSLPANIKVTHKSLFDGSLQGIHLTDKPAFSFQGHPEASPGPHDAAPLFNHFIELIELYRQNTK